CCTTCTTCGTTTATCCCCTTCAGGTCGTCCGTAAAGGGAGTTATCAGGGCTGGGATGACTCCTTCAATCTGAAATCCCAACGGGTACGCCCCTCCCGGTCACTCTGTCCATTCTTCCCTCTGACGCTCCTTGAGGCGCATGAGGTGCGTAACGTAGCCGGCGATCATGTTTCTGAGCTTTTTGGTCTTAGGTCTCGCTACGATCTCAACTACCTTCTTATTGTGCTCGAAGTCGGTGGTGAGGTACTCCTCGTATTTCTCCACGATCTCTCGGGCAGGACGCTTCACGAACGTCGGTCGAACCTTACCCATCCTCGATCACCCCCCGCTGGACTTTTTTGCTAACCTTTAGGATAGAAGCGAGCACGATATCCGCGAGCGCCGGGTCCAGCCCCTCAGTTTTAAACCTCTTCCTCCACCTCTCCCGGAGCTCCTTT
Above is a window of Methanopyrus sp. SNP6 DNA encoding:
- a CDS encoding 30S ribosomal protein S17e, with amino-acid sequence MGKVRPTFVKRPAREIVEKYEEYLTTDFEHNKKVVEIVARPKTKKLRNMIAGYVTHLMRLKERQREEWTE